One Bacteroidota bacterium genomic window carries:
- a CDS encoding DUF3137 domain-containing protein: MKSEAELQHFFLSKLQLLLQPLEQYRIEKVQKMKKYMYAAIFSSLLIVLGIVSKQPILILFFCLPPAIFLGFSIQTFLEMARFLTKHFKNQILSELLSFLFEEYEYIANQRIAKSVLEKSMLFPKYIAIAKGEDLMCFKLGNTLIMFCETTALSNGEKEIFKGIFISASFNKNFKSKTFVLSANLSSLYNRLNKQLIHNFKRIKLEDIEFSKEFLVLSSDQVEARYILTPSLMKRLLDYKRKTRKKLSFSFVDNRLYCAIPNFTNLFEPALFEPFDLDFIKKNYNPIMLYTGLVEDLNLNLRIWSKQ, translated from the coding sequence ATGAAGTCTGAGGCTGAATTGCAGCATTTTTTCTTATCGAAATTACAACTTCTACTCCAGCCTTTAGAGCAATATAGGATAGAGAAGGTTCAGAAAATGAAGAAATACATGTATGCTGCAATTTTTAGCAGTTTATTGATAGTATTGGGAATAGTGTCGAAACAACCAATATTGATTTTATTTTTTTGTTTGCCTCCAGCAATATTTTTGGGATTTTCTATTCAAACATTCCTGGAAATGGCTAGATTTCTAACGAAGCATTTTAAGAATCAAATATTGTCTGAGTTATTGTCGTTCTTATTTGAAGAGTATGAATATATCGCAAATCAGAGAATAGCAAAATCTGTTTTAGAAAAAAGTATGTTGTTTCCGAAGTACATTGCAATCGCAAAAGGAGAGGATTTAATGTGTTTTAAATTAGGAAATACATTGATTATGTTCTGCGAAACTACAGCCTTGTCAAATGGTGAAAAAGAAATATTTAAAGGGATTTTTATCTCAGCTTCATTTAATAAAAACTTCAAATCAAAGACATTTGTGCTTTCTGCAAATTTATCATCACTTTATAATAGATTAAATAAGCAACTCATTCATAATTTCAAGAGAATAAAGCTCGAGGATATTGAATTTTCAAAAGAATTTTTGGTTTTAAGCTCAGACCAGGTTGAAGCTCGATATATTCTCACACCAAGTTTAATGAAGCGATTATTGGATTATAAGCGAAAGACAAGAAAAAAGCTTTCCTTTTCATTTGTCGACAATCGTTTATATTGTGCCATACCCAATTTTACAAATCTTTTCGAACCTGCATTATTTGAACCTTTCGATTTGGATTTTATAAAGAAAAACTATAATCCAATTATGCTCTATACAGGCTTAGTGGAAGACTTAAATTTAAATTTAAGGATATGGTCGAAGCAATAG